The proteins below come from a single Afipia sp. P52-10 genomic window:
- the accC gene encoding acetyl-CoA carboxylase biotin carboxylase subunit, giving the protein MFDKILIANRGEIALRVLRACKELGIATVAVHXTADADAMHVRLADESVCIGPPPSKDSYLNIPALLAACEITGADAVHPGYGFLSENARFADILADHNLHFIGPKAEHIRIMGDKIEAKKTAKRLGIPVVPGSDGGVGADDDAMAIAKEIGFPVLVKAAAGGGGRGMKVARTADDLALALSTARTEAKAAFGDDAVYLEKYLEKPRHIEIQVLGDGRGGAIHLGERDCSLQRRHQKVWEEGPSPALDPKARAKIGETVAKAMQELQYLGVGTIEFLYEDGEFYFIEMNTRIQVEHPVTEMITGIDLVLEQIRVAAGGELPARQSEIVLNGHAIECRVNAENPVTFRPSPGKILHYHPPGGMGVRIDSAVYQGYVIPPYYDSLVGKLIVHGKTRAECLMRLRRALDEMVVDGVETTLPLFRALVREAGIIDGDYHIHWLEQYLAAGDVKS; this is encoded by the coding sequence ATGTTCGACAAAATCCTGATAGCCAATCGCGGAGAAATCGCTCTGCGCGTGCTGCGCGCTTGCAAGGAGCTCGGCATCGCCACCGTCGCCGTGCATNCCACCGCCGATGCCGATGCGATGCATGTCAGGCTCGCCGACGAAAGCGTCTGCATCGGGCCGCCGCCGTCGAAGGACAGCTATCTGAACATTCCGGCGCTGCTGGCGGCCTGCGAGATCACCGGCGCCGACGCCGTGCATCCGGGTTACGGCTTCCTGTCGGAGAACGCGCGCTTCGCCGATATCCTCGCCGACCACAACCTGCATTTCATCGGCCCAAAGGCAGAGCACATCCGCATCATGGGCGACAAGATCGAGGCCAAGAAGACCGCCAAGCGCCTCGGTATTCCGGTCGTGCCGGGCTCCGACGGCGGCGTCGGCGCCGACGACGACGCGATGGCGATCGCCAAGGAGATCGGCTTTCCGGTGCTGGTGAAGGCTGCGGCCGGCGGCGGCGGTCGCGGCATGAAGGTCGCACGCACCGCCGACGATCTTGCGCTCGCGCTCTCGACCGCACGAACCGAAGCCAAGGCCGCGTTCGGCGACGATGCGGTCTATCTCGAAAAATACCTGGAGAAGCCGCGCCACATCGAAATCCAGGTTCTCGGCGATGGCCGTGGCGGCGCGATCCATCTCGGCGAGCGCGATTGCTCACTGCAGCGGCGTCACCAGAAGGTCTGGGAGGAAGGCCCCTCGCCCGCGCTCGATCCCAAGGCACGCGCTAAGATCGGCGAGACCGTCGCCAAGGCGATGCAGGAATTACAGTATCTCGGCGTCGGCACCATCGAATTCCTCTACGAGGACGGCGAGTTCTATTTCATCGAGATGAACACCCGCATTCAGGTCGAGCATCCGGTGACCGAGATGATCACGGGCATTGACCTCGTGCTCGAACAGATCCGCGTCGCCGCTGGCGGCGAACTGCCGGCCCGGCAATCGGAAATCGTTCTCAACGGTCATGCGATCGAATGCCGCGTCAATGCCGAGAATCCGGTAACGTTCCGCCCTTCGCCAGGCAAGATCCTTCACTACCATCCGCCCGGCGGCATGGGGGTGCGGATCGATTCGGCAGTCTATCAGGGCTATGTGATCCCGCCCTATTACGACTCGCTGGTCGGCAAGCTGATCGTGCACGGCAAGACCCGCGCCGAATGCCTGATGCGGCTTCGCCGCGCGCTCGACGAAATGGTCGTGGATGGCGTCGAGACGACGCTGCCGCTGTTCAGAGCGCTGGTGCGCGAGGCTGGGATCATCGACGGCGACTATCACATCCACTGGCTGGAGCAGTACCTGGCCGCCGGCGACGTGAAGTCCTGA
- the accB gene encoding acetyl-CoA carboxylase biotin carboxyl carrier protein, whose translation MAAKAKDTSEKSLAAKPVDERELIRDLAALLDSTNLTEIEVEREGLRVRVARTAQVVQAPVYATPAASAVAPAAAPAAAADLAKHPGIVPSPMVGTAYIASEPGARPFVDVGSKVNAGDTLLIIEAMKTMNQIPAPRAGTVTQILIEDGQPVEFGEPLMIIE comes from the coding sequence ATGGCCGCAAAGGCAAAAGATACATCCGAGAAATCGCTGGCAGCGAAGCCTGTCGATGAACGCGAGTTGATCCGCGATCTGGCCGCGCTGCTCGACAGCACCAATCTCACCGAGATAGAAGTGGAACGTGAAGGCCTTCGGGTCCGCGTCGCGCGTACTGCGCAGGTCGTACAGGCCCCGGTCTACGCCACGCCGGCGGCAAGCGCGGTCGCCCCGGCGGCAGCGCCCGCGGCAGCCGCCGACCTCGCCAAGCATCCCGGCATCGTCCCCTCGCCGATGGTCGGCACCGCCTATATCGCCTCCGAACCGGGCGCGCGGCCGTTCGTCGACGTCGGCTCCAAAGTGAACGCCGGTGATACGCTTCTGATCATCGAAGCGATGAAGACCATGAACCAGATTCCGGCGCCGCGCGCCGGCACGGTCACGCAAATCCTGATCGAAGACGGGCAGCCGGTCGAGTTCGGCGAGCCGCTGATGATCATCGAATAA
- the aroQ gene encoding type II 3-dehydroquinate dehydratase has product MASNTIYVLNGPNLNLLGTREPETYGSDTLADVEALCQRTAAGYGMEVVCHQSNREGELIDVIHEAGANKAAGIVINGGGYSHTSVAIHDALKAVQVPAVEVHISNVYARESFRHHSFIAKATFASLTGFGIEGYRLAIMGLAAKIGAKAKS; this is encoded by the coding sequence ATGGCATCCAACACAATCTACGTGCTGAACGGGCCGAACCTGAACCTGCTCGGCACCCGGGAACCCGAGACCTATGGGTCCGATACCCTGGCCGATGTCGAGGCGCTCTGCCAGCGGACTGCCGCCGGCTACGGCATGGAGGTCGTCTGCCACCAATCCAACCGCGAGGGCGAGTTGATTGACGTCATCCACGAGGCCGGCGCCAACAAGGCGGCAGGTATCGTCATCAATGGCGGCGGCTACTCGCATACCTCGGTCGCCATTCACGATGCGCTGAAGGCGGTGCAGGTCCCGGCTGTGGAAGTCCACATCAGCAATGTTTACGCGCGCGAGAGCTTCCGCCATCACTCCTTCATCGCCAAGGCCACGTTCGCCTCGCTGACCGGCTTTGGCATCGAAGGATACCGGCTGGCGATCATGGGACTCGCCGCAAAGATCGGCGCGAAAGCCAAGAGCTGA
- a CDS encoding DsbA family protein — protein sequence MLSLRFLSPAIAAVALLASVATNASAQSFSEPQRNEIQKIVRDYLLSNPEVLEEVSAELSKRQAQAEAAKQVAAVKQHADIIFNSPRGVVVGNPKGDVNFVEFFDYNCGYCKRAMTDMFELMKADPKLRVVLKEFPVLGQGSVEAAQVAIAVRMQDPSGKKYLDFHQKLLGGRGQADGARALAAAKEAGLDMARLEKDMKSSEVRDTLTENLKIAEEMGLNGTPSYVIGDQVVVGAIGLSGLKEKIATARCGKPSC from the coding sequence ATGCTCTCGCTCCGTTTCCTCAGCCCTGCCATCGCAGCCGTCGCGCTTCTTGCGAGCGTGGCCACGAATGCCTCCGCGCAAAGCTTCAGCGAACCGCAACGTAACGAGATCCAGAAGATCGTCCGCGACTATCTTCTCTCCAATCCGGAAGTGCTGGAGGAGGTTTCCGCCGAGCTGTCGAAGCGTCAGGCCCAGGCGGAGGCTGCCAAGCAGGTTGCCGCGGTCAAACAGCACGCCGACATCATCTTCAATTCGCCGCGCGGCGTCGTGGTCGGCAATCCCAAAGGCGACGTCAATTTCGTCGAGTTCTTCGATTACAACTGCGGCTACTGCAAGCGGGCGATGACGGACATGTTCGAGCTGATGAAGGCCGATCCGAAGCTGCGCGTCGTGCTGAAGGAGTTCCCAGTGCTGGGCCAGGGATCGGTGGAGGCCGCCCAGGTCGCCATCGCCGTGCGGATGCAGGACCCGAGCGGCAAGAAGTATCTCGACTTCCACCAGAAGCTGCTCGGCGGACGCGGTCAGGCCGACGGCGCCCGAGCTCTCGCCGCCGCCAAGGAAGCCGGCCTCGACATGGCGCGGCTCGAGAAAGACATGAAGAGTTCGGAGGTGCGCGACACGCTCACCGAGAATCTGAAGATCGCCGAGGAGATGGGGCTCAACGGCACACCGAGCTACGTCATTGGCGACCAGGTGGTGGTCGGCGCCATCGGTCTGTCCGGTCTCAAGGAGAAGATCGCGACCGCACGCTGCGGCAAACCGTCCTGCTGA
- a CDS encoding M48 family metalloprotease: protein MTDSALEKSPLTRPLSRLGRATRQAIALATAAALVVAPLPARAQSSGPPIIRDAEIEQLLRDYTQPLLRVAGLAKQNVQVVIINDSTFNAFVIDGRRIFVNSGALMESQTPNQIIGVLAHEAGHIAGGHLAKLREQLARAQTQMILATILGLGAIAAGAASNRNSNNGLANAGAAALSAPGEVIRRNLLSYQRQQEESADRAAVRFLNDTGQSPKGMYETFKRFSEQLLFVSRGADPYAQSHPMPAERVAALADFARSSPYWDKKDDPALQLRHDLMRAKISGFMERPDTVLRRYPMSNDSLPARYARAIAGYKHGDLRQAVAQIDALLQVQPNNPYFHELRGQALLEGARPNEAIAPLRRALQLSGNSPLIAMMLGQALVASNNAAYADEAIAILRSALAREPEAPLGYTQLAMAYGRKGNYAEADLASAQAAYLRGDMKTARDLASRAKTRFAVGSPGWVKADDIVNTKVTEKR, encoded by the coding sequence ATGACTGATTCTGCCCTTGAAAAATCGCCCCTGACACGTCCCCTAAGCCGCCTTGGCCGCGCCACCCGGCAGGCGATCGCGCTGGCCACTGCGGCTGCACTGGTGGTCGCGCCGCTGCCCGCTCGCGCCCAATCCAGCGGCCCGCCGATCATCCGCGACGCCGAGATCGAACAGCTGCTGCGCGATTACACCCAGCCGCTGCTGCGTGTCGCCGGCCTCGCCAAGCAGAACGTCCAGGTCGTCATCATTAACGATTCCACCTTCAACGCCTTCGTCATCGACGGCCGCCGCATCTTCGTGAACTCCGGCGCGCTGATGGAGTCGCAGACTCCGAACCAGATCATCGGCGTGCTGGCGCACGAGGCTGGCCACATCGCCGGCGGTCATCTCGCCAAGCTGCGCGAACAGCTCGCCCGCGCACAGACGCAGATGATCCTCGCCACCATCCTCGGCCTCGGCGCCATCGCGGCAGGCGCCGCCAGCAACCGCAATTCCAACAACGGCCTTGCCAATGCCGGCGCCGCTGCCCTCAGCGCACCGGGCGAGGTGATCCGCCGCAACCTGCTGTCCTATCAGCGCCAGCAGGAGGAAAGCGCCGACCGCGCTGCCGTCCGCTTCCTGAATGATACTGGTCAGTCGCCCAAGGGGATGTACGAGACTTTCAAACGCTTCTCCGAACAACTGCTGTTCGTCTCGCGTGGCGCCGACCCTTATGCCCAGTCGCATCCGATGCCTGCCGAGCGTGTCGCAGCGCTGGCCGACTTCGCTCGTTCGAGCCCCTACTGGGACAAGAAGGACGATCCGGCACTGCAGCTGCGGCATGATTTGATGCGGGCGAAGATTTCCGGCTTCATGGAGCGGCCCGACACGGTGCTGCGCCGCTATCCGATGTCGAACGACAGCCTGCCTGCGCGCTACGCGCGTGCGATCGCCGGCTACAAACATGGTGACCTGCGCCAAGCAGTCGCGCAGATCGATGCGTTGCTGCAGGTGCAGCCGAACAATCCCTACTTCCACGAGCTGCGCGGTCAGGCCCTGCTCGAAGGCGCCCGGCCGAATGAGGCGATCGCGCCGTTGCGCCGCGCCCTGCAACTGTCCGGCAACTCACCGCTGATCGCGATGATGCTCGGCCAGGCATTGGTCGCTTCTAACAACGCCGCCTACGCCGACGAGGCGATCGCCATCCTGCGCAGCGCGCTGGCGCGGGAGCCTGAGGCGCCGCTGGGCTACACCCAGCTCGCCATGGCCTACGGCCGCAAGGGCAATTACGCCGAGGCCGATCTTGCCTCGGCGCAGGCCGCCTACCTGCGCGGCGACATGAAGACCGCCCGCGACCTCGCCTCGCGCGCGAAAACGCGCTTCGCCGTCGGCTCGCCGGGTTGGGTGAAGGCCGACGACATTGTGAACACCAAAGTTACCGAAAAACGGTAG
- a CDS encoding pyridoxal phosphate-dependent aminotransferase — translation MLDNTIRDRVRNLITPARRSEVPPFMVMDVMAAAARIEAAGGHVIHLEVGQPAEPAPQTAIAAAHAALDSARIDYTSALGIPSLRARISRHYRDTYECEVDPERIIVTTGSSGGFVLAFLAMFEPGDRVAVTIPGYPPYRHILNALGCEPVPIETSHEARHALSADALLAEHRKKPLQGALVASPANPTGTMMTREALSTLIGAAEGEGIRFISDEIYHGLDYAFPAVTAAALSANALVINSFSKYFCMTGWRVGWIVAPEPLVRPIERLQQNLSISVPTLSQVAAEAAFDGGAEMERIKHGYQENRRILIEGLPDAGLDTFLPADGAFYLYADVSKFTNDSLDFTKRMLEEAHVAATSGVDFDPVHGRSFVRFSYARSADDMREAVVRIKRWLKR, via the coding sequence ATGCTCGACAATACGATCCGCGATCGCGTCCGAAACCTGATCACGCCCGCGCGGCGCAGCGAAGTTCCGCCATTCATGGTGATGGACGTGATGGCGGCCGCCGCCCGGATCGAGGCCGCTGGTGGCCATGTGATTCATCTCGAAGTCGGCCAGCCGGCGGAACCGGCGCCGCAGACTGCGATCGCCGCCGCACACGCAGCGCTCGATTCGGCGCGGATTGATTACACCTCCGCGCTAGGTATTCCGTCGCTGCGGGCGCGGATTTCCCGTCACTATCGCGACACTTACGAATGCGAGGTCGATCCGGAGCGGATCATCGTCACCACCGGGTCATCGGGCGGCTTCGTGCTTGCATTTCTGGCGATGTTCGAACCTGGCGACCGGGTTGCCGTCACCATACCGGGCTATCCGCCGTACCGGCATATTCTGAACGCACTCGGCTGCGAGCCGGTCCCGATCGAGACGTCGCACGAAGCGCGCCACGCGCTGTCGGCGGACGCGCTGCTTGCCGAACATCGGAAAAAGCCGCTGCAGGGCGCGCTGGTGGCGAGCCCAGCCAACCCGACCGGCACGATGATGACGCGCGAGGCCCTCAGCACGCTGATTGGCGCCGCCGAAGGCGAGGGCATCCGTTTCATCTCCGACGAGATCTATCATGGCCTCGATTACGCATTTCCTGCGGTGACCGCAGCGGCGTTGTCGGCGAATGCGCTCGTCATCAACTCGTTCTCGAAATACTTCTGCATGACCGGCTGGCGCGTCGGCTGGATCGTTGCACCGGAGCCGCTGGTGCGTCCGATCGAGCGGCTGCAACAGAACCTGTCGATCTCGGTGCCGACGCTGTCGCAGGTCGCAGCCGAAGCCGCCTTCGACGGTGGCGCCGAGATGGAGCGCATCAAGCACGGCTATCAGGAGAACCGGCGCATCCTGATCGAGGGATTGCCGGATGCGGGCCTCGACACGTTCCTTCCCGCCGATGGAGCATTCTATCTCTACGCCGACGTGTCAAAGTTCACCAACGATAGTCTCGACTTCACGAAGCGGATGCTGGAGGAGGCGCATGTGGCGGCGACCTCTGGCGTCGACTTCGATCCGGTTCATGGCCGCTCGTTCGTGCGTTTCTCCTACGCCCGCTCCGCGGATGACATGCGCGAGGCGGTGGTCCGCATCAAGCGTTGGCTGAAACGATAG